The Apium graveolens cultivar Ventura chromosome 6, ASM990537v1, whole genome shotgun sequence genome contains a region encoding:
- the LOC141667296 gene encoding benzyl alcohol O-benzoyltransferase-like, whose protein sequence is MAHQESLVFTVTRQAPELITPAKTTPHEYKLLSDIDDQEGLRFQIPVIQFYAKKNDFLDARKMEPVKVIREALAKTLVFYYPFAGRLREGAGRKMGVDCTGEGVMFIEADADVTLEDFGDALQPPFPCLEDLLFDVPASAGVFDCPLLLIQVTRLKCGGFIFALRLNHTMCDAAGLVQFMTALGEIARGASAPSIPPVWQRELLNARVPQRVTCTHHEYDEVADTNGTIIPLDDMVHRSFFFGPTEIHALRQLIPAHLRKCSSFEVLTACLWRSRTRSLQPDPEEEVRVLCIVNARARFNPPLPIGYYGNAFAFPVALTTAGKLCQNPIGYALELVRKTKEDVTEEYMRSVADLMVLKGRPHFTAVRTYLVSDVTRAGFGDVDFGWGKPAYGGPAKGGVGAIPGLASFYIPFKNKKGENGIVVPVCLPAFAMENFVAELDGMLKKNDQSVIANTSLYITSAL, encoded by the exons ATGGCACATCAAGAGTCCTTAGTGTTCACAGTAACAAGGCAAGCACCGGAGCTAATAACTCCGGCTAAAACAACCCCGCACGAGTACAAACTCCTCTCTGACATAGATGATCAGGAGGGTCTTCGTTTCCAAATCCCAGTCATTCAATTTTACGCAAAGAAAAATGATTTCTTAGATGCACGAAAAATGGAGCCCGTGAAAGTCATCAGGGAGGCACTTGCGAAAACACTGGTGTTTTACTACCCGTTTGCTGGACGGTTAAGGGAAGGCGCGGGGCGTAAAATGGGAGTGGACTGCACGGGAGAGGGAGTGATGTTCATTGAAGCTGATGCAGATGTTACTCTTGAGGACTTTGGTGATGCTCTTCAGCCACCTTTTCCATGCTTAGAGGACCTTCTTTTTGATGTTCCTGCCTCCGCTGGAGTCTTTGATTGCCCTCTGCTCCTTATTCAG GTAACTCGGCTCAAGTGTGGAGGATTTATATTTGCCCTGCGACTTAACCACACCATGTGTGATGCTGCTGGGCTTGTTCAATTCATGACTGCTTTAGGCGAGATTGCGAGAGGGGCAAGTGCTCCATCTATTCCTCCTGTGTGGCAAAGAGAATTGCTGAATGCAAGGGTTCCACAACGTGTTACATGCACCCACCATGAGTATGATGAAGTGGCTGACACCAACGGAACCATTATTCCTCTCGATGACATGGTTCATCGTTCCTTCTTCTTTGGTCCTACTGAGATTCATGCCCTCCGTCAACTGATTCCTGCTCACCTTCGCAAGTGCTCTTCCTTTGAAGTGCTCACCGCTTGCCTGTGGCGTAGCCGGACTCGTTCCCTTCAGCCTGACCCTGAAGAGGAGGTGCGCGTGCTCTGTATTGTTAATGCACGGGCAAGATTCAATCCACCCTTGCCTATTGGATACTATGGGAACGCATTTGCATTCCCAGTAGCTTTGACAACGGCTGGAAAGCTCTGTCAGAATCCAATTGGATATGCATTGGAGCTTGTAAGGAAAACTAAAGAAGATGTTACAGAAGAGTACATGAGGTCTGTTGCTGACCTAATGGTCTTAAAAGGCCGGCCTCATTTCACAGCTGTGAGGACCTATCTTGTGTCCGACGTGACACGTGCTGGATTTGGAGATGTTGATTTCGGATGGGGAAAGCCTGCTTATGGTGGACCTGCCAAAGGCGGGGTGGGTGCCATACCAGGGCTAGCTAGCTTTTACATaccattcaagaacaaaaaaGGTGAGAACGGAATTGTGGTGCCTGTTTGCTTACCAGCATTTGCAATGGAAAATTTTGTAGCGGAACTTGATGGCATGTTGAAGAAGAATGACCAATCGGTCATTGCTAACACTTCACTTTATATCACATCCGCATTATAA